In the genome of Streptococcus mitis, one region contains:
- a CDS encoding multidrug ABC transporter ATP-binding protein: MHNRHSRKGNNMIKINHLTITQNKDLRDLVSDLTMTIQYGEKVAIIGEEGNGKSTLLRALMGEALPDFTIKGDIQSDLQSLAYIPQKLPEILKNRTLHDYFFLDSADLDYSILYRLAEELHFDSDRFASDQEISSLSGGEALKIQLIHELAKPFEILFLDEPSNDLDLETVDWLKSQIQKIRQTVIFISHDEDFLSQTADTIVHLRLVKHRKEAETLVEHLDYDRYSEQRKVHFARQSQQAANDQRAYDKTMEKHRRVKQNVETALRATKDSTAGRLLAKKMKTVLSQEKRFEKEAQSMTQMPLEEEQIQLFFSDIQPLPSSKVLVQLEKENLSIGERILAQELQLTVRGQDKIGIIGPNGVGKSTLLAKFQQLLSAKREISLGFMPQDYHKKLQLDLSPVAYLSKTGEKEELQKIQSHLASLNFSYPEMHHQIRSLSGGQQGKLLLLDLVLRKPNFLLLDEPTRNFSPTSQPQIRKLFTTYPGGLVTVSHDRCFLKEVCSTIYRLTEHGLEIVNLEDL, translated from the coding sequence GACCTTGTATCTGACCTAACCATGACTATCCAATACGGGGAAAAGGTTGCTATTATTGGTGAAGAAGGAAATGGTAAATCGACTTTACTACGAGCTTTAATGGGGGAAGCATTACCTGATTTTACTATCAAGGGCGACATCCAGTCTGACCTTCAATCACTGGCATATATTCCTCAAAAACTCCCTGAAATCCTGAAAAATAGAACTCTACACGACTACTTCTTTTTGGATTCTGCTGATTTAGACTACAGTATTCTTTATCGTTTGGCGGAGGAGCTGCACTTTGATAGCGACCGTTTTGCTAGCGACCAAGAAATTAGCAGCCTATCAGGGGGCGAAGCTTTGAAAATTCAGCTCATACACGAGTTAGCAAAACCTTTTGAGATTCTATTTTTAGATGAACCTTCAAATGACCTAGACCTTGAGACGGTTGATTGGCTAAAAAGTCAGATTCAAAAGATTAGACAAACTGTTATTTTCATTTCCCATGATGAAGACTTTCTTTCTCAAACGGCTGATACTATTGTCCACTTGCGACTGGTCAAGCATCGGAAAGAAGCGGAAACACTAGTCGAGCATTTAGACTATGATCGCTATAGCGAGCAGAGAAAGGTTCATTTTGCCAGACAAAGTCAGCAAGCTGCTAACGACCAAAGAGCCTATGATAAAACCATGGAAAAGCATCGCCGAGTCAAGCAAAATGTAGAAACTGCACTTCGAGCAACTAAAGACAGTACTGCCGGTCGCCTATTGGCTAAAAAGATGAAAACTGTTCTCTCTCAAGAAAAACGCTTTGAAAAGGAAGCTCAGTCCATGACCCAAATGCCACTTGAAGAGGAACAAATCCAACTTTTCTTTTCAGACATCCAACCATTACCATCTTCTAAAGTTTTAGTCCAACTGGAAAAAGAAAATTTGTCCATTGGCGAGCGTATTTTAGCTCAGGAGTTACAACTAACGGTCCGTGGCCAAGATAAAATCGGTATCATCGGGCCAAATGGTGTTGGAAAATCAACTCTGTTAGCCAAGTTTCAACAACTGCTCAGCGCCAAAAGAGAAATATCGCTTGGTTTTATGCCACAAGATTACCATAAAAAACTACAATTGGATCTATCTCCAGTAGCCTATCTCAGCAAAACTGGGGAAAAAGAGGAACTACAGAAAATCCAATCTCACCTAGCCAGTCTCAATTTCAGCTATCCAGAGATGCATCACCAAATCCGCTCCTTATCTGGCGGACAACAAGGTAAACTCCTGCTTTTGGATTTAGTGTTGCGCAAACCAAACTTTCTCCTTCTAGATGAACCCACACGAAACTTTTCTCCAACTTCTCAACCCCAAATCAGAAAACTCTTTACCACTTATCCAGGCGGTCTCGTCACTGTTTCGCATGACCGTTGTTTCTTAAAAGAGGTCTGTTCGACCATCTATCGCTTGACAGAACATGGTTTGGAGATAGTTAATTTAGAAGATTTATAA